The following proteins are co-located in the Lentibacillus sp. JNUCC-1 genome:
- a CDS encoding DUF2188 domain-containing protein, with protein MPWDLNDYPSSMKNLNKAARKKAIDIANAMVDEGYDEGRAIPIATKQAKEWYKDASAHEREQYLQQGKPKEHESDDSARPELMDKAEFVEPQNNGEWAVRSKDAKQAAKTFDNKDEAVEYGKNVAQKQGTRLIIYKQDGSKQETFDYTD; from the coding sequence ATGCCCTGGGACTTAAATGATTATCCGAGTTCAATGAAGAACTTGAATAAAGCTGCCCGAAAAAAAGCAATTGATATTGCCAACGCGATGGTGGATGAAGGTTACGATGAAGGACGTGCCATCCCCATTGCGACCAAACAAGCAAAAGAATGGTACAAGGATGCCAGCGCGCATGAACGCGAGCAATATTTACAACAAGGTAAACCAAAGGAGCACGAATCTGATGACAGTGCGCGTCCCGAATTAATGGATAAAGCAGAGTTTGTCGAACCCCAGAATAATGGTGAGTGGGCAGTGAGATCAAAAGACGCCAAACAAGCTGCCAAGACGTTTGACAACAAGGACGAAGCTGTGGAATATGGAAAGAACGTTGCCCAAAAACAAGGCACACGATTGATCATTTATAAACAAGACGGCTCCAAACAGGAGACGTTTGATTACACTGATTAA